Proteins co-encoded in one Candidatus Korarchaeum sp. genomic window:
- a CDS encoding 2-oxoacid:acceptor oxidoreductase subunit alpha, which produces MTGYDALVEGAITAGCRFFAGYPITPSTEIAERMSARLPRVGGIFIQMEDELASIIAIIGASWGGLKAMTATSGPGFSLMQEGLGFAVITETPIVVVDVMRGGPSTGLVTLPSQGDVMQARWGSHGDYAIIALAPWSSQEMFDLTIKAFNLAEIYRNPVIILSDEVVAHIREPVRIPPPDDVEVVERRKPSVPPTEFIPYLPEPGEWVSPMPAFGEGYNLLVESVMHDEFGHRIGMGQPIAERKIKRIYYKIEKNVEKIAMYEERDLEDADIAIVTYGSSARASLRAMRDARSLGIKVGMLRLITLWPFYDKLIEELSNRVKSIVVPEMNMGKIVREVERASKGQCKILSAPKVGGVLHNPDEILSAVKLAAR; this is translated from the coding sequence ATGACAGGTTACGACGCTTTAGTTGAGGGGGCAATTACAGCTGGCTGTCGCTTCTTCGCCGGTTATCCTATCACACCTTCCACGGAGATCGCTGAGAGAATGTCCGCCCGGTTGCCTAGAGTTGGGGGTATATTCATCCAGATGGAGGATGAGCTCGCATCCATAATAGCGATAATAGGGGCCTCATGGGGAGGCCTGAAGGCCATGACAGCCACTAGTGGGCCAGGCTTCTCCCTCATGCAGGAAGGTCTGGGTTTCGCGGTAATAACGGAGACCCCTATAGTTGTAGTCGATGTAATGAGAGGAGGGCCCTCGACGGGCTTAGTCACACTACCATCTCAAGGTGATGTGATGCAAGCGAGATGGGGTAGCCATGGCGATTATGCTATAATCGCTCTTGCTCCATGGAGCTCTCAGGAGATGTTTGATCTAACGATAAAAGCATTCAATTTAGCTGAGATCTACAGAAATCCTGTTATCATACTCTCTGATGAGGTAGTGGCCCACATAAGGGAACCCGTAAGGATCCCCCCTCCGGATGATGTAGAGGTCGTTGAGAGGAGGAAGCCCTCCGTCCCACCGACGGAGTTCATACCTTATCTCCCAGAGCCCGGGGAATGGGTGAGTCCGATGCCAGCATTCGGGGAGGGCTATAATTTGCTAGTCGAGAGTGTCATGCATGACGAATTCGGGCACAGGATCGGTATGGGGCAGCCTATCGCCGAGAGGAAGATAAAGAGGATCTACTATAAGATAGAGAAGAACGTGGAGAAGATAGCGATGTATGAGGAGAGGGATCTCGAGGACGCTGATATAGCTATAGTCACATATGGCTCTTCAGCGAGGGCTTCCCTGAGGGCTATGAGAGATGCTAGGAGCCTTGGAATAAAAGTCGGGATGCTTAGGTTGATAACTCTCTGGCCTTTCTACGATAAACTCATAGAAGAACTATCTAACAGAGTGAAGTCCATCGTTGTCCCTGAGATGAATATGGGCAAGATCGTCAGGGAGGTTGAGAGGGCTTCTAAGGGGCAGTGCAAGATACTCTCAGCCCCTAAGGTTGGAGGCGTCTTACATAATCCTGATGAGATTTTATCAGCTGTTAAGCTGGCTGCGAGGTGA
- a CDS encoding pantetheine-phosphate adenylyltransferase has product METEGCCRKPFRKAIVGGSFDRLHRGHKELLDLACKVAESLVVGLADGPLIESKPLADKILPFEEREASLREFLSSKGVPYEIVKIFDPMGPAADIEEADAIVVSTESYKGALAVNERRRQKGLSELKIIVIPLILAEDGKPISSSRIRRGEIDTEGRLLV; this is encoded by the coding sequence TTGGAGACTGAAGGATGTTGTAGAAAGCCTTTTAGGAAAGCAATAGTCGGAGGTAGCTTCGATAGGCTTCATAGAGGGCACAAAGAGCTATTAGATCTAGCATGTAAGGTAGCAGAGAGCTTAGTCGTTGGATTAGCGGATGGGCCCCTGATAGAATCTAAGCCCCTAGCAGATAAGATCCTCCCATTCGAGGAGAGGGAGGCTTCCCTCAGGGAGTTCCTGAGTTCTAAGGGTGTTCCCTACGAAATTGTAAAAATTTTTGATCCAATGGGACCCGCTGCCGACATCGAGGAAGCCGATGCCATCGTAGTATCCACTGAGAGCTATAAGGGAGCTCTAGCCGTTAATGAGAGGAGGAGGCAGAAGGGATTGAGTGAGCTCAAGATAATAGTCATTCCACTCATCCTAGCTGAGGACGGTAAGCCCATATCCTCCAGCAGGATAAGGAGGGGGGAGATAGATACAGAGGGCAGACTCCTAGTTTAG
- a CDS encoding M42 family metallopeptidase, with product MDEELVSFFSRLSESFGPSGFESEPISLIKERYSIFSDSSMRDGLGSIIFKKTGEFEGPKVMAAGHVDEIGFIIVSIEDNGFLKFETLGGWASTTLPAQRVIVRTRKGDHVGVITSKPPHLMTPEERNKPIEIKDLFIDVGAKNKDQVKEMGIRIGDPVAPLAPFEVLRGGKAWLGKAFDDRVGTLVVMEVLKNLKERGINHPNTYYAVATVQEEVGLRGAETAADVVNPDVFIAVDVDIAGDSPGITSAEAPAKMGEGVSIITWDRSMIPNFKLREFVVEVAEEENIPYQLSAVKGGTDAGRVHLHSKGVPSVVLGIPTRHIHSHSSILSPDDVEAAMKLLTALIKKMDFNIVRGFQEL from the coding sequence ATGGACGAGGAGTTGGTGAGCTTCTTCTCCAGGCTCTCAGAGAGTTTTGGTCCATCTGGGTTTGAATCCGAGCCAATTAGCTTAATCAAAGAGAGATATTCGATTTTTTCTGATAGTTCAATGAGAGATGGTCTCGGATCAATCATATTCAAGAAAACTGGGGAATTTGAAGGGCCGAAAGTAATGGCTGCTGGTCATGTCGATGAAATAGGATTTATAATAGTCTCGATAGAGGATAATGGGTTCCTGAAGTTCGAAACGCTGGGTGGATGGGCTTCGACTACGTTACCGGCTCAGAGAGTCATCGTGAGGACGAGGAAAGGGGATCACGTCGGGGTGATCACTAGCAAGCCCCCTCACCTAATGACCCCTGAGGAGAGGAATAAGCCCATCGAGATAAAGGACCTCTTCATAGACGTGGGTGCTAAGAACAAGGATCAAGTGAAGGAGATGGGGATAAGGATAGGGGACCCAGTCGCCCCTCTAGCGCCATTCGAGGTATTGAGGGGAGGGAAGGCTTGGCTCGGGAAGGCCTTCGATGATAGAGTTGGCACTTTAGTCGTCATGGAGGTCCTGAAGAATCTGAAGGAGAGGGGGATAAATCATCCCAATACTTACTACGCTGTCGCGACTGTGCAGGAGGAGGTCGGATTGAGAGGTGCTGAGACAGCAGCTGATGTCGTCAACCCCGATGTCTTCATCGCAGTGGATGTCGATATAGCCGGCGACTCCCCTGGGATAACTTCAGCCGAGGCCCCAGCGAAGATGGGGGAGGGTGTCTCGATAATAACTTGGGATAGGAGTATGATACCGAACTTCAAGTTGAGGGAGTTCGTCGTAGAGGTAGCGGAGGAGGAGAACATCCCCTACCAGCTCTCAGCAGTTAAAGGAGGTACTGATGCGGGAAGAGTTCATTTACACAGTAAGGGTGTCCCATCAGTCGTACTCGGAATTCCCACGAGACATATACATTCTCATAGCTCTATACTCTCTCCAGATGATGTTGAAGCTGCAATGAAGCTGTTAACAGCTCTAATTAAGAAGATGGATTTTAATATAGTGAGGGGGTTCCAAGAGCTTTGA
- a CDS encoding rhomboid family intramembrane serine protease — protein MLPIRDENPSHARPLVSYSLIAINIVIFILGSSSPELMRSLITSYSFIPSASIERPIQSSHRLIASTFLHAGWIHLLGNILYLSIFGDNVEAAFGHVNYLIFYLFSGISANFTHMIVSGSPGMPLDLPTVGASGAISGILGTYLIFYPRARIITVIFLGYLVTLRPIPAKYFLIFWFILQLISGALGEAVGVAYWAHIRGSLTGIMIALPYRFSRRDPLGGHRFAG, from the coding sequence TTGTTACCTATTAGAGATGAGAATCCGAGTCACGCTAGGCCTCTCGTCAGTTACTCTCTAATAGCGATCAATATAGTGATCTTCATCTTGGGATCGTCGAGCCCTGAGTTGATGCGTTCCCTAATAACCAGCTATAGCTTCATCCCCTCGGCCTCCATAGAGAGGCCCATCCAGAGTTCTCATAGATTGATCGCATCAACCTTCCTCCACGCTGGCTGGATCCATTTACTCGGAAATATTTTGTATCTCTCCATCTTTGGAGATAATGTTGAGGCTGCCTTTGGGCACGTAAATTACCTAATTTTCTATCTTTTCTCCGGAATCTCAGCGAACTTCACTCATATGATCGTCTCAGGATCCCCCGGGATGCCATTAGATCTACCAACTGTAGGCGCTTCAGGTGCTATAAGCGGAATTTTAGGGACCTATTTGATCTTCTATCCGAGGGCTAGGATAATCACAGTCATATTCTTAGGATATCTCGTTACATTGAGGCCGATACCCGCCAAGTACTTCCTGATTTTCTGGTTCATCCTCCAATTGATCTCAGGAGCCCTGGGGGAGGCTGTGGGTGTAGCTTACTGGGCTCACATAAGGGGCTCCCTCACGGGCATAATGATAGCCCTTCCCTATAGGTTCTCGAGGAGGGATCCCCTTGGAGGACATAGATTTGCTGGCTGA
- a CDS encoding SIS domain-containing protein — translation MMPKEPGAHMRAEINEQPEAIARTLKECSDEVSEAAELLDNSFVYVTGSGSSYHSSLVLSRALSRIAGLRAIAIPASELPEWIPEELIDSVLVAISQSGESIDVINAVETFRKISPGSPVLSITNTKDSTLHKISDASIITRAGEERAIAATKTYTTQLAVSYLLSLELAEIRGKDVEYLKEELKRIPDAIKEILNKDYRVYADAIREKEFGFILGKGPNYPTALESALKLRETANLHYVGYSAREFLHGPIQLLTKGTPVFLILGSEIGDIAQRVRSLGGDVINLDEGGDIELPKVSYEISPIVAVVPMQLLSLEVSILRGLDPDKPERLTKVVR, via the coding sequence ATGATGCCTAAGGAACCCGGAGCTCATATGAGAGCTGAGATAAACGAGCAACCTGAAGCTATCGCGAGGACCCTTAAGGAGTGCTCAGATGAAGTTAGCGAAGCCGCTGAGTTACTGGATAATTCATTCGTATACGTCACTGGTAGTGGATCGAGCTATCATTCCTCTTTAGTGTTGAGCAGGGCCCTCTCTAGGATAGCTGGTTTGAGGGCGATAGCGATACCTGCATCAGAGCTCCCTGAATGGATCCCGGAGGAGCTCATCGATTCGGTTCTTGTAGCTATCTCCCAGAGCGGAGAGAGTATAGATGTCATAAATGCTGTAGAAACCTTTAGGAAGATTTCTCCCGGATCCCCTGTCCTCTCGATAACGAATACTAAGGATAGCACTCTCCATAAGATCTCTGATGCATCGATAATCACTAGGGCTGGGGAGGAAAGGGCTATAGCTGCTACAAAGACTTATACTACGCAACTCGCAGTTTCTTACCTCCTCTCACTCGAGTTAGCGGAGATCAGGGGCAAGGATGTCGAGTATCTCAAGGAAGAGCTTAAGAGGATCCCCGACGCCATTAAGGAGATCTTAAATAAGGATTATAGAGTTTACGCCGATGCTATAAGGGAGAAAGAGTTCGGATTCATCTTGGGGAAGGGTCCAAACTATCCTACAGCTCTGGAATCAGCCCTAAAACTTAGGGAGACTGCGAACCTGCATTACGTAGGTTACTCAGCGAGAGAGTTTTTGCACGGCCCGATACAGCTCCTCACAAAGGGGACTCCCGTATTCCTGATACTAGGATCTGAGATAGGAGATATAGCCCAGAGGGTGAGATCTCTCGGGGGCGATGTTATAAATTTGGATGAGGGAGGGGATATCGAATTGCCGAAGGTCAGTTATGAGATATCCCCCATAGTCGCAGTAGTCCCGATGCAATTACTCTCACTCGAAGTATCTATTTTAAGGGGATTAGATCCGGATAAGCCTGAGAGATTGACTAAGGTGGTGAGATGA
- a CDS encoding class II aldolase/adducin family protein: MEDIDLLADELAEVMRIAHMKGLTTGGGGNASIRTSRGFLITPSGKFKGRLEGKDILMINDKGEVLRGIGKPSSEWRLHLKIYSVRGDVNSVLHCHHPLATAFSVSFKDPLSDILKDSMTEEASIFLRKLIIVPWRPSGTQELADIVSGALKDSNAALIERHGALVVAEDHWKALAAMESLLETLWTFLFTKILRGIT, translated from the coding sequence TTGGAGGACATAGATTTGCTGGCTGATGAGTTAGCTGAAGTCATGAGGATAGCTCATATGAAGGGGCTCACGACTGGGGGAGGGGGTAATGCGAGCATAAGGACCTCGAGAGGGTTCCTCATAACTCCCTCTGGGAAATTCAAGGGGAGACTCGAGGGGAAGGACATACTCATGATAAATGATAAGGGCGAGGTTCTTAGGGGGATCGGTAAACCTAGCTCTGAATGGAGGTTGCACTTGAAGATATATTCTGTGAGGGGAGATGTCAACTCCGTCTTGCACTGCCATCATCCCTTAGCTACAGCATTCTCCGTCTCCTTCAAGGATCCCCTGAGCGATATACTGAAAGATTCCATGACGGAGGAAGCTAGTATCTTCCTGAGGAAGCTTATTATAGTCCCCTGGAGACCATCCGGGACTCAAGAATTGGCTGATATAGTTAGTGGAGCACTGAAGGATTCCAATGCAGCCTTAATAGAGAGGCATGGGGCATTGGTTGTAGCTGAGGATCACTGGAAAGCTCTCGCTGCCATGGAATCCCTTTTAGAGACGCTCTGGACCTTCTTATTTACTAAGATCCTGAGGGGGATTACCTGA
- a CDS encoding 4Fe-4S dicluster domain-containing protein — MSAAKVRQIVVSDKLCKGCYLCIWACPWGVLEIKEERNWRGIKKPYAAKIEQCRACRLCELYCPDFAIQVIVNEEEEEKILEVEERYERKWFDRLKKRDEIISRGVWWL, encoded by the coding sequence ATGTCAGCCGCTAAGGTAAGGCAAATAGTCGTCAGCGATAAGCTCTGTAAGGGATGTTACCTCTGCATATGGGCCTGCCCATGGGGGGTGCTGGAGATAAAGGAGGAGAGGAACTGGAGGGGGATAAAGAAGCCGTATGCAGCCAAAATTGAGCAATGTAGAGCTTGCAGGTTATGTGAACTCTATTGCCCGGATTTCGCGATACAAGTGATAGTTAATGAGGAAGAGGAGGAGAAGATCTTAGAGGTTGAGGAGAGATACGAGAGGAAGTGGTTTGATAGGTTAAAGAAGAGGGATGAGATAATCTCGAGGGGTGTGTGGTGGTTATGA
- a CDS encoding nucleotide sugar dehydrogenase — MPVMDLSPSELKRSLRTGRITVAVYGVGHVGASILAAWLLAGARGIGVDRDESKIEALSEGESPVEEPCLSEIFRKAKLEGRLYATSDGREASAKSDVKIIAVPSIVVDGEPDLSAITSVAESIASGLKRGDLVILESSVPPGTTRYLLKPILEEGSGLSLGEFGLAYSPERISEGRALRDIIESYPKIIGGVDERSGEVASILYSVISKRGVIRVSNELVAEFEKLAEGVYRDVNIALANELAILCRKLGIDYEEVARAANSQPYSNLHRPGTGVGGLCIPIYPKFLIWKAKSVGFELSLISTARKINEFMPKEVAELVREGVSRLGLRDPKIAVLGLSFRGDIGDPRLSPTYELVKELLSMGFRDLVVQDPFIREDERLSSMGVRLVNDIEEILGANVIVISTDHSVYRMSVSELFSMSEEIKLIVDGRDLMEVDYIPAGRAYVGVGRPWKSGNPPQDLSK, encoded by the coding sequence ATGCCTGTCATGGACTTAAGCCCTTCGGAACTCAAGAGAAGCTTGAGAACTGGTAGAATAACAGTAGCCGTATACGGTGTAGGGCACGTAGGAGCCTCTATACTGGCGGCTTGGCTCTTAGCTGGAGCGAGGGGGATAGGAGTTGATAGAGATGAGAGTAAAATCGAAGCCCTGAGCGAGGGGGAATCTCCAGTAGAGGAACCGTGCCTCTCCGAAATCTTCAGGAAGGCTAAACTGGAGGGGAGATTGTACGCAACATCCGATGGGAGAGAGGCATCTGCGAAATCTGATGTGAAGATAATAGCCGTCCCCTCAATCGTAGTCGATGGGGAGCCCGATCTATCGGCAATAACTTCAGTCGCTGAATCTATAGCTTCGGGCCTCAAGAGAGGGGATTTAGTCATTCTGGAGAGTAGCGTCCCCCCGGGGACGACGAGGTATCTACTCAAACCGATATTGGAGGAGGGGAGTGGGCTCTCCTTAGGTGAGTTCGGCCTGGCTTACAGCCCTGAGAGGATATCGGAAGGCAGGGCTCTGAGGGACATCATAGAATCTTATCCGAAGATAATCGGAGGAGTAGATGAGAGGAGCGGTGAAGTAGCATCTATCCTCTATTCGGTGATCTCCAAGAGAGGAGTGATAAGGGTATCGAACGAGCTTGTGGCTGAGTTTGAGAAGCTCGCTGAGGGAGTTTACAGAGATGTCAACATAGCTCTAGCGAACGAACTAGCGATCCTCTGCAGGAAATTGGGTATAGATTATGAGGAGGTCGCTAGGGCTGCGAACAGCCAACCTTACTCCAATCTCCACAGGCCAGGTACTGGGGTCGGAGGGTTGTGCATCCCCATATACCCTAAGTTCCTGATCTGGAAGGCCAAATCGGTTGGGTTCGAGTTGAGTCTCATCTCAACTGCTAGGAAGATAAATGAGTTCATGCCGAAGGAAGTCGCTGAACTCGTGAGAGAGGGCGTCTCTAGATTGGGATTGAGGGACCCTAAGATAGCCGTGCTAGGATTATCTTTCAGGGGTGATATAGGGGATCCGAGGCTCTCTCCAACTTACGAATTAGTTAAAGAGTTGCTCTCAATGGGGTTCAGGGACTTAGTAGTCCAGGACCCATTCATACGTGAAGATGAGAGGCTCTCCTCAATGGGGGTGAGGTTAGTCAACGATATTGAAGAGATCTTGGGAGCTAACGTGATCGTGATATCGACAGATCACAGTGTCTATAGGATGAGTGTGAGCGAGCTCTTCTCAATGAGTGAGGAGATAAAGCTAATAGTCGATGGTAGGGATTTGATGGAAGTCGATTATATACCAGCTGGGAGGGCATATGTTGGCGTAGGGAGGCCGTGGAAGTCAGGTAATCCCCCTCAGGATCTTAGTAAATAA
- a CDS encoding 2-oxoacid:acceptor oxidoreductase family protein: protein MRIEVMISGFGGQGVVVAGAVLTQAAVLGNYYAASTYTYGPEARLGSTRSEVVISDEEVDYPKVLNPDYWIVMNQHSLNTLSPRYQFGKTIIIADESNIKYFEPIEKKAKIIYKIPATDEAERLGDRLVTNMLMLGIFSGISGIISPENLKEAIRETVRPQFIEINMRAVDRGVEIAKALKG from the coding sequence ATGAGGATAGAGGTAATGATATCCGGTTTCGGTGGGCAGGGTGTAGTCGTAGCTGGAGCTGTCTTAACTCAAGCAGCTGTCCTAGGGAATTATTATGCAGCGTCGACTTATACATATGGGCCGGAGGCCAGGTTAGGGTCGACGAGGTCTGAAGTAGTGATATCGGATGAGGAAGTAGATTACCCGAAGGTGCTCAACCCCGATTATTGGATAGTGATGAATCAGCATTCCCTGAATACATTATCTCCTAGATACCAATTTGGGAAGACTATTATTATTGCTGATGAGTCTAATATAAAATACTTTGAACCAATAGAGAAAAAAGCGAAGATAATTTACAAAATTCCTGCGACAGATGAGGCCGAGAGATTAGGGGATAGGTTAGTCACCAATATGTTGATGTTAGGGATATTCTCCGGGATTTCTGGGATAATATCACCGGAGAATCTAAAAGAAGCTATAAGGGAAACTGTCAGACCTCAATTCATTGAGATAAATATGAGAGCTGTTGATAGAGGTGTAGAGATAGCTAAGGCCCTCAAGGGATAA
- a CDS encoding thiamine pyrophosphate-dependent enzyme: protein MIQEENFEHILAKKYMRTELLPHAFCSGCGIGIVERMILMAFEELGEEEWKRTAFVSGIGCSGWTPLYFRSDVAHTLHGRALPFAIGLKLAKPELNVIVIMGDGDSMAIGGNHLIHAARRNIGLTAIIVTNMVYSLTGGQVAPTTPEGAITQTTPYGNIEPNFDLIELMKAAGATYLARWTTYHVIQAKNSIKKAVKHKGFSVIEIVSQCPTFMGRYVLNKPDPRDIMQWFKENSIPVSVAANKSPEELKGKIIVGEFLHKTDVMEYTERLKLLRERVGRR from the coding sequence ATGATTCAGGAGGAGAACTTCGAGCATATACTCGCGAAGAAATATATGAGAACTGAATTATTGCCTCACGCTTTTTGTTCCGGATGCGGGATAGGGATAGTTGAGAGGATGATTCTGATGGCCTTCGAAGAGTTAGGAGAGGAAGAGTGGAAGCGGACAGCCTTTGTCAGTGGGATAGGATGCTCCGGTTGGACCCCTCTTTACTTTAGGAGCGATGTAGCTCATACACTACACGGTAGAGCGCTTCCCTTCGCTATCGGCTTGAAACTCGCTAAGCCGGAGCTCAATGTCATTGTGATAATGGGGGATGGTGATTCGATGGCTATAGGGGGGAACCACCTCATTCATGCAGCTAGGAGGAACATAGGGCTCACTGCCATCATAGTGACCAACATGGTATACTCACTCACCGGAGGTCAGGTGGCTCCGACGACGCCGGAGGGGGCTATAACTCAGACCACACCTTATGGGAATATAGAGCCGAATTTCGACTTAATTGAGTTGATGAAAGCTGCAGGAGCTACTTATTTAGCTAGATGGACGACATATCACGTAATTCAAGCTAAGAACAGTATAAAGAAGGCGGTGAAGCATAAGGGATTCTCTGTAATCGAGATAGTATCTCAGTGCCCCACCTTCATGGGGAGGTATGTCCTCAACAAGCCCGATCCCAGGGATATAATGCAGTGGTTCAAGGAGAATTCGATACCTGTAAGCGTCGCAGCTAATAAGAGTCCGGAGGAGCTTAAGGGCAAGATAATAGTCGGGGAGTTCCTCCACAAGACTGATGTGATGGAGTACACAGAGAGACTTAAGCTCCTCAGGGAGAGAGTTGGGAGGAGATGA